In a single window of the Pyrococcus sp. NA2 genome:
- a CDS encoding methyl-accepting chemotaxis protein, giving the protein MDIIVWSSPKALHLLTILGLFLVSGKGNEEGSLVKAVINYLRGLLEGKEPSIPPGLSKEDEEVLKRVALKLKSRRYPATKPTSIEKVKSSIKKLKDSMEDLERNISEIRLGDLDEVNELVTRLNNENVKIAEVNDYIQTLSAGIEEMNVQAQQLSDFALESASMAEKGKQISDNVALKVSRISETSREMSNAVNILAEYSKKIDEIVYVISSIASQTNLLALNASIEAARAGEAGRGFAVVAENVRELADRSKKSAEQIRNLIKEMQENTNRVIQAIQENVKVTEEVKEAIQELIAAFDDIARRANETANMVKELSEGIDEQANSVQMLVERIDSISKDVSDNLNFATQLTETIKGSLEKLEMIKDNISKVKEELDEVLKNI; this is encoded by the coding sequence TTGGATATCATAGTCTGGTCCTCCCCTAAAGCCCTCCATCTTTTGACAATCTTAGGCCTATTTCTTGTCAGCGGAAAGGGCAACGAGGAAGGGTCACTTGTAAAGGCAGTGATAAACTATCTCAGGGGACTACTAGAAGGAAAAGAGCCAAGCATACCTCCAGGACTATCAAAAGAAGATGAGGAAGTCCTTAAGAGAGTCGCTCTAAAACTCAAATCAAGGAGATATCCCGCAACAAAACCTACAAGTATTGAAAAAGTGAAATCAAGCATTAAAAAATTAAAGGACTCCATGGAGGACTTAGAAAGGAACATATCCGAGATAAGATTAGGAGACTTGGACGAAGTGAATGAACTTGTAACAAGGCTTAACAACGAAAATGTGAAGATAGCAGAAGTTAACGATTATATCCAAACGCTCTCAGCAGGAATTGAAGAAATGAATGTTCAAGCACAACAACTCTCTGATTTTGCCTTAGAGTCAGCTTCAATGGCTGAAAAGGGCAAGCAGATATCTGACAATGTTGCTCTCAAGGTTTCAAGAATAAGTGAGACAAGCAGGGAAATGAGCAATGCTGTGAATATCCTTGCAGAATATTCAAAGAAGATAGATGAGATAGTCTACGTGATCTCTTCAATAGCAAGCCAAACTAATTTGCTCGCGCTGAATGCCAGCATAGAAGCCGCAAGAGCTGGGGAAGCCGGGAGAGGATTTGCAGTTGTTGCAGAGAATGTTAGAGAACTTGCCGACAGATCAAAGAAATCCGCCGAGCAGATAAGGAATCTAATAAAAGAGATGCAAGAGAACACAAATAGAGTCATACAGGCAATCCAGGAAAACGTCAAGGTAACGGAAGAGGTTAAGGAGGCCATACAAGAGCTAATAGCCGCCTTTGATGATATAGCCAGAAGGGCCAATGAAACCGCCAACATGGTTAAGGAACTCTCAGAGGGGATAGACGAGCAGGCCAACTCGGTTCAGATGCTCGTAGAGAGGATAGATTCAATTTCAAAGGACGTCTCGGATAACCTCAATTTTGCGACCCAGCTTACAGAAACAATAAAAGGATCACTTGAGAAGTTGGAGATGATCAAGGATAACATTTCAAAGGTTAAAGAGGAACTTGACGAGGTTTTGAAAAACATTTAG
- a CDS encoding chemotaxis protein CheW, with protein MTEIQVVAFRLGNEEFCLEISKVREIKEMMPITRVPNAPDFVEGVINLRGQITTVINLKKLLGYYDDEDLSNKKIIIAEVNGEIVGVIVDSVSDVITLTEDQIEQPPKTLASKVDMKAIKGIAKINNGERLLIMLDLDKLIGESF; from the coding sequence ATGACTGAAATTCAGGTGGTTGCTTTTAGATTAGGGAATGAGGAGTTTTGTTTGGAGATTTCGAAGGTTCGTGAGATCAAGGAAATGATGCCCATAACAAGGGTCCCCAATGCCCCAGACTTTGTAGAGGGGGTAATAAACCTAAGGGGACAGATAACCACCGTAATAAATCTGAAAAAGCTCCTAGGCTATTATGACGATGAAGACCTAAGCAACAAGAAGATAATAATAGCAGAAGTTAATGGAGAAATCGTAGGAGTTATAGTTGATTCCGTCTCTGATGTGATAACGTTAACGGAAGACCAGATAGAGCAACCTCCAAAGACGCTCGCTTCGAAAGTCGATATGAAGGCAATAAAGGGAATAGCAAAGATAAACAATGGAGAGAGATTGCTCATAATGCTCGACCTTGATAAGCTAATTGGGGAAAGCTTCTGA
- a CDS encoding response regulator gives MARILIVDDAAFMRMLLKKILTQAGHEVVGEASNGREAVEKYKQLKPDLVTMDIVMPEMDGITAVKEIMKIDPNAKIIMITAVGQEAKVMEALKSGAKGYIVKPFQAQKVIEEVNRVLSS, from the coding sequence ATGGCTAGGATATTAATTGTGGACGATGCTGCGTTTATGAGGATGCTACTGAAGAAGATACTAACGCAGGCAGGACACGAAGTAGTTGGAGAGGCAAGTAATGGAAGAGAAGCAGTTGAGAAGTACAAGCAATTAAAGCCAGATTTAGTCACCATGGACATAGTTATGCCAGAAATGGATGGGATAACAGCGGTAAAGGAAATAATGAAGATCGATCCTAATGCAAAGATAATCATGATAACGGCAGTCGGACAGGAAGCAAAGGTCATGGAGGCCTTAAAGAGTGGAGCAAAGGGATACATAGTGAAACCATTCCAGGCCCAAAAGGTCATAGAGGAAGTTAACAGAGTGCTATCATCGTGA
- a CDS encoding chemotaxis protein CheC, which produces MDEKWEEYLKEMDEFTKSALLETFNIGASHAATALSQMTGKEVNISVPDLKILEIKKVPEVVGEEVKVAVYIELGKDFSSHAFFVADYDDVLKMYDTIMGNPPGTTKELDEMARSSFMEVGNILISAFANALSQFLGITIEQSPPNLAIDFLPAIIDIALADIGKYCDYTLILHTKITISGEDFEEHFLLFPKPEDMKKIIEKLLGGLA; this is translated from the coding sequence GTGGATGAGAAATGGGAAGAGTATCTTAAGGAAATGGACGAGTTTACAAAGAGTGCACTCCTGGAAACGTTTAACATAGGGGCGTCACATGCTGCAACTGCACTCAGCCAGATGACGGGAAAAGAGGTTAATATCTCAGTTCCAGACCTTAAAATCTTAGAGATAAAGAAAGTTCCGGAGGTAGTTGGCGAGGAAGTTAAGGTTGCCGTGTACATAGAATTAGGAAAGGACTTTAGTAGTCATGCATTCTTTGTCGCCGATTATGACGATGTCCTAAAGATGTACGATACGATAATGGGGAATCCTCCAGGAACCACAAAGGAGCTCGATGAGATGGCGAGGTCCTCCTTCATGGAGGTTGGTAACATACTAATCTCAGCCTTTGCTAATGCCCTAAGTCAGTTTTTGGGGATAACAATCGAACAGAGTCCCCCAAATCTCGCGATAGATTTCCTTCCAGCGATAATAGATATTGCATTGGCTGACATCGGTAAATATTGTGACTACACGCTCATCCTTCACACTAAGATAACGATTAGCGGTGAAGACTTTGAGGAGCATTTCTTGCTCTTTCCAAAACCGGAAGACATGAAGAAAATTATTGAAAAACTCCTGGGGGGACTCGCATGA
- a CDS encoding chemotaxis protein CheA gives MSQYLDEFLADARDRIDSLSNAILTLEKIVKEGGSEEERAELINQIFRDAHTLKGTAATMGFMKLSETAHKMENLFDAIRNNQIELTPELVDLVLDFLDAIEAMVNNIEESGSEGDVDVSELFERADEFLGKGKEVQKEEKIKAKEEVKEEEEIKAEVPGEGNIYHIKVYFQKDAPLKGVRAFLILSDLEERGEVFWTNPEREAIENGNVDADVVEFKVKTDVPKEELERVIKRHPEVENVEISEEERKAGEKEYKIRVYFQADAPLKGPRSFLILKDLEGIGEIVQTNPSRGEIEDGRLIEDKYFEVVLRTSESPERIKELIRKHPDVANFEVIPKEEEIKEEKKEEKKVAQPPKQPKKPQVIETPKVKISRVIKIDVSYLDKLMNLVGELVITKGRLEQIGERLGDRELFEALSTLSRLLTELQDEIMEMRLTPIGEVFNKFPRMVRDLARKMGKEVEFIMEGADIEVDRTILEKLGDALVHLLRNAVDHGIEPPEERVKLGKPRAGRVELIAKREKNHVVIIVRDDGRGIDPEKVKKKAIERGLITPEEAANLSDEEAINLIFLPGFSTAEKVTDVSGRGVGMDVVKEVVKSMNGSISVQTEVGKGTTFILKLPISMAIIQALLIRVENEIYAIPINNILETIEVDKSILKTIGGKPVIVLRGEIIPVIMLHELFGLPVPEVDSFPAIIVDHGAQKVAIGVDELLHKRDIVIKSLGKFLSNVRGFAGATILGDGSVVLIIDIGGLLGGGYSG, from the coding sequence ATGTCACAATATCTCGATGAATTCCTGGCGGACGCGAGAGATAGAATAGATAGCCTAAGTAATGCAATTCTAACCCTTGAGAAGATAGTCAAGGAGGGGGGTAGTGAGGAGGAGAGAGCTGAGTTAATTAACCAAATATTTAGGGACGCTCATACCCTCAAGGGAACAGCGGCAACGATGGGCTTCATGAAGTTGAGTGAAACGGCACATAAAATGGAAAATCTGTTCGATGCTATAAGGAATAATCAGATAGAGTTAACGCCAGAATTAGTCGACTTAGTCTTAGATTTCCTGGATGCCATTGAGGCCATGGTCAATAACATAGAAGAGAGCGGTAGCGAGGGAGACGTTGATGTGTCTGAGCTCTTTGAGAGAGCGGATGAGTTTTTGGGTAAGGGTAAGGAGGTGCAGAAAGAGGAGAAAATTAAAGCTAAGGAAGAAGTTAAAGAGGAAGAGGAAATTAAAGCTGAAGTTCCTGGAGAGGGAAATATCTATCATATAAAGGTTTACTTCCAGAAGGATGCTCCACTGAAGGGAGTTAGAGCCTTCCTAATACTTTCTGATTTAGAGGAGAGAGGAGAGGTCTTTTGGACCAATCCTGAGAGAGAGGCAATCGAAAATGGCAACGTTGATGCAGATGTTGTCGAGTTCAAAGTAAAAACGGATGTCCCTAAGGAAGAGTTGGAGAGGGTGATTAAGAGGCATCCTGAAGTTGAGAATGTCGAGATCTCTGAGGAGGAGAGGAAGGCAGGTGAAAAAGAATACAAAATAAGGGTTTACTTCCAAGCCGATGCCCCGCTTAAGGGTCCGAGATCGTTCCTCATACTCAAGGATCTTGAAGGGATTGGCGAGATTGTTCAGACAAATCCAAGTAGGGGAGAGATAGAGGATGGAAGATTAATTGAAGACAAGTACTTTGAGGTTGTTTTAAGGACCTCTGAAAGTCCAGAGAGGATAAAGGAATTGATTAGAAAGCATCCAGACGTTGCCAATTTTGAGGTAATTCCAAAGGAAGAAGAGATTAAAGAAGAGAAGAAAGAAGAGAAAAAAGTTGCACAGCCACCTAAGCAACCAAAAAAGCCCCAAGTCATAGAAACGCCGAAGGTAAAGATATCTAGGGTAATAAAGATTGACGTTTCTTACCTTGACAAGTTGATGAATCTTGTTGGTGAGCTTGTAATTACGAAGGGTAGACTTGAGCAGATTGGTGAAAGGCTTGGTGATAGAGAACTGTTTGAGGCCTTATCAACGCTCTCCAGGTTGTTAACTGAACTCCAGGATGAGATAATGGAAATGAGATTGACACCAATAGGAGAGGTATTCAACAAGTTTCCAAGGATGGTTAGGGATCTTGCAAGGAAAATGGGTAAGGAAGTTGAATTCATAATGGAGGGTGCAGACATAGAGGTTGATAGAACGATTTTGGAGAAGCTTGGTGACGCACTCGTTCACCTCCTTAGAAATGCCGTTGATCACGGGATAGAGCCTCCAGAAGAAAGGGTCAAGTTAGGTAAGCCAAGGGCTGGTAGAGTTGAGCTCATAGCTAAGAGGGAGAAGAATCATGTCGTCATAATTGTGAGAGACGATGGAAGGGGAATCGATCCAGAGAAGGTAAAGAAGAAGGCCATAGAGAGAGGTCTGATAACCCCAGAAGAGGCAGCTAACTTATCAGATGAGGAGGCAATAAACCTGATATTCCTCCCAGGTTTCAGCACTGCTGAGAAGGTGACGGACGTTTCTGGAAGAGGAGTTGGAATGGATGTTGTCAAGGAAGTTGTTAAGTCAATGAATGGCTCGATCTCCGTTCAAACTGAAGTTGGAAAAGGAACGACGTTCATACTCAAACTACCCATAAGTATGGCAATAATCCAGGCCCTTCTGATAAGGGTTGAGAATGAGATCTATGCGATTCCAATAAATAACATCCTGGAGACAATTGAAGTTGATAAGTCCATTTTGAAGACGATTGGGGGTAAACCGGTCATAGTTCTTAGAGGTGAAATAATTCCCGTCATAATGCTTCATGAGCTCTTTGGTCTCCCCGTTCCAGAAGTTGATAGCTTCCCAGCTATAATAGTAGACCATGGAGCTCAGAAGGTTGCAATAGGCGTTGACGAGCTCTTGCACAAGAGGGACATAGTGATCAAGAGCCTCGGTAAATTCCTTTCGAATGTCAGGGGCTTTGCTGGGGCTACAATACTTGGAGATGGAAGTGTCGTCCTCATAATAGACATAGGAGGACTACTGGGAGGTGGATACAGTGGATGA
- a CDS encoding chemotaxis protein CheC, with protein sequence MKKSEWYKDIFREASNIAMSHAITALSQMIGGPIEMEPPEVDIVSRVEFLKILAERGVSKGFTVMFDITEGLSGLTILQFPKHSALNITAVLMGMEPGSVTELDEMGKSAIMEVGNILISAYTDILSNLIGESVSLSPPKPAESLYDIEKELSRPDLRTVTSIIVFRSKFQKSDIGVESYFYIVPTPESFTKLVKKLENQVKGEAGNQ encoded by the coding sequence ATGAAGAAGAGTGAGTGGTATAAGGACATCTTTAGAGAGGCCTCGAATATAGCGATGTCACATGCGATTACAGCACTCTCCCAGATGATAGGTGGGCCAATAGAGATGGAGCCCCCTGAAGTCGATATTGTCTCAAGAGTTGAATTTCTGAAGATTCTAGCGGAGAGGGGTGTATCTAAGGGCTTTACAGTCATGTTTGACATTACGGAAGGACTCTCAGGCCTAACAATATTACAATTCCCTAAGCATAGTGCCTTGAACATAACTGCCGTTCTAATGGGCATGGAACCAGGAAGCGTTACGGAACTGGACGAGATGGGAAAATCGGCAATTATGGAAGTAGGAAACATATTGATTTCAGCTTACACTGACATACTCTCTAACTTAATAGGAGAATCGGTCTCCTTAAGTCCTCCAAAACCAGCAGAATCATTATACGATATAGAAAAAGAGCTTAGTAGACCTGACTTAAGAACAGTAACGAGTATCATAGTATTCAGATCGAAGTTCCAAAAATCGGATATTGGAGTAGAGAGCTACTTCTACATCGTTCCAACTCCAGAGTCATTTACCAAGCTTGTGAAGAAGCTTGAGAATCAGGTGAAAGGAGAGGCTGGTAATCAATGA
- a CDS encoding chemotaxis response regulator protein-glutamate methylesterase, whose amino-acid sequence MPLSGRKIRVLVVDDSAFMRKVLKDIINSDPELEVCGEARDGIEAIEMVQKCKPDVVTLDVEMPRMNGLDALRVIMKRYPVPVIMISALTQEGAEATIKALEYGAIDFIPKPSSSISLNIKEMKDEIIAKIKEAAKVPRRFLELRRIRLLRVQKAKKVKPSVPARIAVAIAASTGGPQSLLKIFPKFPEDLKAGILLVQHMPPGFTRSFAKRLDSVSKIDVKEAEEGDVVEEGKAYVAPGDYHMEVTLRGGKPVITLNKKPKIHGVRPAADPTMISAAQVFGRRTVGVVMTGMGRDGAQGIVEIKKKGGITIAQDEKTSIIFGMPKAAIETGMVDYVVPLDKIPETVVRAVETIRGGGGLGRHVTISR is encoded by the coding sequence ATGCCCCTGAGTGGAAGGAAAATCAGAGTACTTGTTGTTGATGACTCCGCATTTATGAGGAAAGTCCTAAAGGATATAATAAACTCGGATCCAGAGCTGGAGGTTTGTGGCGAGGCTAGGGATGGCATTGAAGCAATAGAGATGGTTCAGAAGTGTAAGCCAGACGTCGTTACCTTAGACGTTGAAATGCCAAGGATGAATGGATTGGATGCACTTAGGGTGATAATGAAGAGGTATCCTGTCCCAGTGATAATGATAAGTGCGTTGACCCAGGAAGGAGCTGAAGCAACGATAAAGGCCCTTGAATATGGTGCAATAGATTTCATCCCTAAGCCTTCCTCCTCAATATCCTTGAACATCAAGGAGATGAAAGATGAAATTATTGCGAAGATTAAAGAGGCGGCTAAGGTTCCTCGGAGGTTCCTTGAACTTAGGAGAATCAGGTTACTTAGGGTTCAAAAGGCTAAGAAGGTTAAGCCCTCCGTTCCGGCGAGAATTGCGGTGGCAATAGCAGCTTCAACTGGAGGCCCTCAATCCCTGCTGAAGATATTTCCGAAGTTTCCTGAGGATCTCAAAGCTGGGATATTGCTCGTTCAGCACATGCCTCCAGGATTCACTAGGTCGTTCGCAAAGAGGCTTGACAGTGTTTCAAAGATCGACGTAAAAGAGGCCGAAGAGGGGGATGTTGTCGAGGAAGGAAAAGCATACGTGGCTCCAGGGGATTATCACATGGAGGTAACACTGAGAGGCGGAAAGCCGGTTATCACGCTAAACAAGAAGCCAAAGATTCATGGAGTAAGACCTGCGGCCGATCCAACGATGATAAGTGCAGCTCAAGTATTTGGTAGAAGAACCGTTGGGGTTGTGATGACTGGGATGGGCAGAGATGGAGCCCAGGGAATAGTTGAAATCAAGAAGAAAGGGGGAATAACAATAGCTCAAGATGAAAAAACATCTATAATCTTTGGAATGCCAAAGGCAGCGATAGAAACTGGAATGGTCGATTACGTAGTACCTCTCGACAAGATACCTGAGACCGTTGTGAGGGCCGTGGAGACGATAAGGGGAGGTGGTGGGCTTGGAAGACATGTCACAATATCTCGATGA
- a CDS encoding protein-glutamate O-methyltransferase CheR, producing the protein MQSDRGYELIKAEIFRRLGVNKTDAYKDSYLQRRIRARMRKLGISNYMEYYKFLKANKDEFEELLFTIAINVTEFFRDPIVWKTFQNKILPQLVEFKKKKGMRSLKIWSAACSTGQEPYSIAMTLYEVLGNDLGGFRVSILATDIDKEALQIAMKGEYPAEIVEKQVPRHMIFKYFEKISEERYKIKPHVRRLVTFKWFNLLSSIYPKGFDVIFIRNVLIYMSKEAQEEIFKKLYNSLEDHGYLILGKTETILGKASNLFKLYDLVAKVYVKNLEVKRHG; encoded by the coding sequence ATGCAGTCAGATAGGGGGTATGAACTTATTAAGGCAGAGATATTTAGACGATTGGGGGTTAATAAGACTGACGCTTATAAGGATTCCTATTTACAGAGGAGGATAAGGGCTAGAATGAGGAAGCTTGGGATATCTAACTATATGGAATACTATAAGTTCCTCAAGGCAAATAAAGATGAATTTGAGGAACTCCTCTTTACAATAGCGATCAATGTTACGGAGTTCTTTCGCGACCCGATAGTCTGGAAAACGTTCCAAAATAAAATTCTACCACAATTAGTAGAGTTTAAGAAGAAAAAAGGTATGAGATCACTGAAGATTTGGAGTGCGGCTTGTTCTACTGGTCAAGAGCCCTACTCAATAGCGATGACGCTATATGAAGTGCTAGGGAACGACCTTGGGGGATTTAGGGTCTCGATTTTGGCAACGGATATAGACAAGGAAGCTTTGCAGATAGCCATGAAGGGGGAATATCCCGCTGAAATTGTTGAAAAACAAGTTCCCAGGCACATGATATTTAAGTACTTTGAGAAGATTAGTGAGGAAAGGTACAAGATTAAACCTCATGTTAGGCGACTGGTAACTTTCAAATGGTTTAATCTATTATCTTCGATTTATCCAAAGGGCTTTGATGTTATCTTCATCCGAAATGTTTTAATTTATATGAGCAAGGAGGCCCAGGAAGAAATATTTAAAAAGCTGTATAACTCGCTTGAGGATCACGGGTACCTTATTCTTGGCAAGACTGAAACGATACTTGGGAAGGCTTCAAATCTTTTTAAGTTGTATGATCTCGTTGCTAAGGTCTACGTTAAAAATTTAGAGGTGAAGAGGCATGGCTAG
- a CDS encoding methyl-accepting chemotaxis protein, whose protein sequence is MKEELEAPAIEEGGYMTMSAAQLAARMFDDFFARVSDYGKIAVDSVEEAYKRGLDLDPEKMNEFLQERFKLIKSLNPDISYVYYGDEQGHMYIYPKIKLPEGYDPRKRPWYIQAKEKGGAVITEPYVDAFTGKWVITYSEPVYVNGELKGVIGIDVFVSTLLDETKKIKLGESGYVVIVNQEGLTLAHPNEEYINKLNIFQVPELKDLAEELKKNKESGYVVYNFQGIKKVAGYKRMKTTGWIVIATVPLPEITKPTLKAADAVVMKTAKTIYEGLGIAIIIIIAMIVAMYKITSSILAPLEKLKMAAQALAEGRLKEVTEYVKQIRYLENDEIGALIRAFEAVSKDLVGTLTAITKRLERLAEGDLTNGLTVEAKGELRGLIEDIKSVTKTLRESIGSIVQIADELEKRANSLAQVSNDVTEAINQVNEAIQQVSTEAQRQQETINEITEGMKLVAETSEESVKVMEEFESAVNEVVSIANEGSQKGDDALKRIEDIQHMMSRIEETVSKVSEMSRNIEEITNVITSIAEQTNLLALNAAIEAARAGEAGRGFAVVAQEIRKLAEESKQAADNIKSIIDRITDEIREAVNATKEGVNVIGQSSETLRDTIGYLANIATLLQETSERMSEVKSQIVKTQEEVDKALRALENLAASAEETTASAEEVSSAMEEQTAAIEELRRAAQELKDIVGRMRAIVGKFKV, encoded by the coding sequence ATGAAGGAAGAGCTAGAGGCACCAGCAATTGAAGAAGGAGGATATATGACAATGAGTGCAGCACAACTAGCAGCCAGAATGTTCGATGACTTCTTTGCAAGGGTCTCCGATTATGGAAAAATTGCTGTTGATTCAGTTGAAGAAGCCTACAAGAGAGGCCTTGATCTCGATCCTGAGAAGATGAACGAGTTTTTGCAGGAGAGATTCAAGTTAATCAAGAGCCTTAATCCAGATATCAGCTACGTGTACTACGGAGATGAACAGGGTCACATGTACATATATCCAAAGATAAAGTTACCAGAGGGCTACGACCCAAGAAAGAGACCTTGGTACATTCAAGCTAAGGAAAAGGGAGGTGCCGTAATTACAGAACCCTATGTCGATGCATTTACAGGCAAGTGGGTGATAACTTACTCAGAACCAGTCTACGTAAATGGAGAGCTCAAGGGTGTTATAGGAATAGACGTATTCGTCTCGACATTGCTCGATGAGACGAAGAAGATAAAGCTAGGAGAGTCTGGTTATGTTGTGATAGTTAACCAAGAGGGACTTACGTTAGCACATCCCAACGAGGAGTACATCAACAAGCTAAACATATTCCAAGTTCCAGAGCTTAAGGATCTGGCAGAGGAGCTAAAGAAGAACAAGGAAAGTGGATACGTCGTTTACAATTTCCAAGGTATTAAGAAAGTGGCCGGTTACAAGAGAATGAAAACAACGGGTTGGATAGTCATAGCCACGGTTCCCTTACCAGAGATTACTAAGCCAACGCTAAAGGCAGCTGACGCAGTTGTCATGAAGACTGCAAAAACAATATATGAGGGGCTGGGAATTGCGATAATCATCATCATTGCAATGATAGTGGCAATGTACAAGATAACAAGTTCAATTCTAGCACCACTAGAGAAGCTAAAGATGGCTGCTCAAGCTTTGGCTGAGGGGAGGTTAAAGGAGGTAACGGAGTACGTTAAGCAGATAAGATATCTTGAGAACGATGAGATAGGAGCTTTGATTAGGGCATTTGAGGCTGTCTCAAAAGATCTCGTTGGAACTTTAACTGCAATTACCAAGAGACTTGAACGTTTGGCCGAGGGAGATCTGACCAATGGTCTAACTGTGGAGGCAAAGGGTGAGCTTAGAGGATTAATAGAGGATATAAAGTCGGTGACAAAGACGCTTAGGGAATCGATAGGATCAATAGTTCAGATTGCCGATGAACTTGAAAAGAGGGCTAATTCCCTGGCACAAGTATCAAATGATGTCACAGAGGCAATAAACCAGGTGAATGAGGCGATACAGCAGGTAAGCACAGAGGCTCAGAGACAACAGGAGACGATAAACGAGATAACTGAGGGAATGAAATTGGTGGCAGAAACGAGTGAAGAAAGTGTAAAGGTTATGGAAGAATTTGAGAGCGCCGTTAACGAGGTAGTCTCCATAGCCAACGAGGGTAGCCAGAAGGGAGATGATGCCCTCAAGAGAATAGAGGACATTCAGCACATGATGTCCAGAATTGAAGAAACCGTTTCTAAAGTGTCTGAGATGAGCAGGAACATAGAGGAGATAACGAACGTTATTACGAGTATAGCAGAGCAAACTAACTTGCTAGCCTTAAATGCTGCAATCGAAGCTGCTAGAGCAGGAGAAGCTGGTAGAGGATTTGCCGTAGTAGCTCAAGAGATCAGGAAATTGGCTGAGGAAAGCAAGCAGGCTGCCGATAACATAAAGAGCATAATAGATAGGATAACGGATGAAATTAGAGAGGCCGTCAATGCAACCAAAGAGGGGGTCAACGTAATAGGGCAATCCTCTGAAACGTTAAGGGATACAATAGGCTATCTGGCAAACATAGCAACCCTACTCCAGGAGACAAGTGAGAGAATGTCTGAGGTTAAGAGTCAGATAGTTAAGACGCAGGAGGAGGTTGACAAGGCTCTAAGGGCCCTTGAAAATCTAGCTGCAAGTGCCGAAGAGACGACAGCTAGTGCAGAGGAGGTAAGTTCAGCAATGGAAGAACAAACTGCGGCAATTGAAGAACTAAGGAGAGCTGCACAGGAGCTTAAGGACATAGTTGGAAGGATGAGGGCAATTGTAGGTAAGTTTAAGGTTTAA
- a CDS encoding chemotaxis protein CheD produces the protein MTQEIKVGIGDYAVGKGNGVISTYGLGSCVGITLYDRVTKVGGLLHALLPEAERYGHRGNPAKYVDTGLQLLLREVLKLGASKFRLEAKLFGGAQMFENIKSSELKIGERNVQVAKRELKKLGIRLVAEDTGGKGGRTIYLDLSTGRVRMRKVEGGRVIERVY, from the coding sequence ATGACCCAAGAAATCAAAGTTGGAATAGGGGACTATGCAGTTGGGAAAGGAAATGGAGTAATAAGCACGTATGGTTTGGGGAGTTGCGTTGGAATAACGCTTTACGATAGAGTTACTAAGGTTGGAGGATTGCTACATGCCCTATTACCTGAAGCTGAAAGGTATGGACATAGAGGAAATCCAGCCAAGTACGTTGACACAGGTCTTCAATTACTCTTAAGGGAGGTGCTAAAGCTGGGCGCATCAAAATTCAGGCTTGAAGCAAAACTCTTTGGTGGGGCTCAGATGTTTGAGAACATAAAGAGTAGTGAGCTCAAAATTGGAGAGAGAAATGTTCAGGTGGCTAAAAGAGAGTTGAAAAAACTTGGAATAAGGTTAGTGGCGGAAGACACGGGAGGTAAAGGGGGGAGAACAATTTACCTGGATCTTTCAACTGGAAGAGTTAGAATGAGAAAAGTGGAAGGAGGTAGAGTTATAGAAAGGGTGTATTAG